The following are encoded together in the Streptomyces sp. NBC_00341 genome:
- a CDS encoding Shedu anti-phage system protein SduA domain-containing protein translates to MNDPQSLARPIRSTATPDKDPARPLPLAWETYSDKALSDWYSLLSTEPEEEEVQRFLELHPSMIPGGSGDIGPGGHHGSDMGAVFRRPRLIGSGRMFEPDFMWITRSSGLVTPILIEIEKPLKRWFKKDGRPTSDFTEARDQLNDWRSWFAREGNQASFRETFLFLNDKYKNRPLEPQYVLIYGRESEFDPGHGHAYPDELRYKRDQQRARDETFMTFDSLRPRYDHRNSMTLTMTSYGPKIHAFSPMYGTSSFVGEGALILDDPLPALSRSVMMPDERRAYLAKRWDYWKEEERKNNADPNGMHFRQSGIE, encoded by the coding sequence GTGAATGATCCTCAGTCACTCGCGAGACCTATCCGGAGCACAGCTACCCCGGATAAGGATCCAGCCCGCCCGCTCCCCCTGGCATGGGAAACATACTCGGACAAGGCCCTTTCTGACTGGTACAGCCTTCTGAGTACAGAACCAGAAGAGGAGGAGGTTCAGCGCTTTCTTGAGCTGCATCCTTCGATGATTCCTGGCGGTAGCGGCGATATAGGCCCGGGCGGACACCATGGTTCGGACATGGGGGCGGTGTTCCGAAGGCCAAGGCTGATCGGTAGCGGTCGAATGTTTGAGCCTGACTTCATGTGGATCACAAGGTCCTCTGGCCTCGTCACACCAATCCTTATCGAGATCGAGAAGCCTCTAAAGCGGTGGTTTAAGAAGGATGGCAGACCGACCAGCGATTTCACGGAAGCCCGCGATCAACTTAATGATTGGCGTTCATGGTTTGCCCGCGAAGGCAACCAAGCAAGCTTTCGCGAGACGTTTTTGTTCCTCAACGACAAATATAAGAATCGACCACTGGAGCCGCAATACGTATTGATTTACGGTCGCGAGTCAGAATTCGACCCCGGACATGGGCACGCGTACCCAGACGAGTTGCGTTACAAGCGAGACCAGCAACGCGCCAGAGATGAAACGTTCATGACGTTCGACTCGCTACGCCCACGCTACGATCACCGCAATTCGATGACGCTGACCATGACGTCCTACGGACCCAAGATTCACGCGTTTTCTCCAATGTACGGGACAAGTTCTTTTGTTGGAGAAGGAGCACTTATCCTGGATGACCCGCTACCCGCCCTCTCTCGATCAGTCATGATGCCAGACGAACGGCGCGCATACCTGGCCAAGCGATGGGATTACTGGAAGGAAGAGGAACGCAAAAATAATGCCGACCCTAACGGCATGCATTTCCGCCAGTCAGGGATCGAGTGA
- a CDS encoding MarR family winged helix-turn-helix transcriptional regulator, with the protein MKASELSDELAGLLPRIQRLARRRLWSGVSAPRMRGAHAELLRLVVTEPGVRVSSAARSLSLAANSVSTLVNHLAAEGLLRREKDPGDGRVALLYPTPAGVEKLYEWHARRAALFRRHLAGLDADDRAALAAALPALHRLAASMREGDETA; encoded by the coding sequence GTGAAGGCGAGTGAACTCTCCGACGAGCTCGCCGGACTCCTGCCTCGTATCCAGCGGCTCGCCCGGCGCAGACTGTGGAGCGGCGTGTCCGCTCCCCGGATGCGCGGGGCGCACGCCGAGCTGTTGCGGCTGGTGGTCACCGAGCCCGGCGTGCGCGTCTCGTCGGCCGCACGGAGCCTCTCCCTGGCGGCCAACTCGGTGAGCACGCTGGTGAACCACCTGGCCGCGGAGGGGCTGCTGCGGCGGGAGAAGGACCCCGGGGACGGGCGCGTGGCGCTGCTGTACCCCACGCCCGCCGGGGTGGAGAAGCTGTATGAGTGGCACGCCCGCCGGGCGGCGCTCTTCCGCCGGCACCTGGCCGGGCTCGACGCCGACGACCGCGCGGCACTCGCCGCCGCCCTTCCGGCCCTGCACAGACTCGCCGCGTCCATGCGTGAGGGGGATGAGACCGCGTGA
- a CDS encoding ABC transporter ATP-binding protein, whose product MTTHTAPAVRCTGLTYSFGSSKAVDGLDLLVRPGEVFGLLGPNGAGKTTTMRAITTLLPVPAGAVEVFGHDAAREQMAVRRLLGYVPQQLSADAGLTGLENVQLFARVYDVPRRERAARVAQALDAVGLGDVAGRLAATYSGGMVRRLELAQALVSAPRLLILDEPTIGLDPIARDSVWDRINEIRTGTGMTVLVTTHSMDEADRRCDRLALMHLGRLRALGTPVELKGELVAHRRESGEPATPPPSLEDVFRYHSGSGLDDPGSEAEKGAFNDVRRTRRTATRRG is encoded by the coding sequence GTGACCACACACACCGCGCCCGCTGTCCGCTGCACCGGCCTGACCTACAGTTTCGGCAGCTCGAAGGCCGTCGACGGACTGGACCTGCTGGTCCGGCCCGGAGAGGTGTTCGGGCTCCTCGGGCCGAACGGCGCGGGCAAGACCACCACCATGCGCGCCATCACCACCCTGCTGCCCGTCCCGGCCGGGGCCGTCGAGGTGTTCGGCCATGACGCCGCCCGGGAGCAGATGGCGGTGCGACGCCTGCTCGGCTACGTACCGCAGCAGTTGTCGGCCGACGCCGGGCTCACCGGCCTGGAGAACGTCCAGCTCTTCGCCAGGGTGTACGACGTGCCCCGCCGCGAGCGCGCGGCCCGGGTCGCCCAGGCGCTGGACGCCGTCGGCCTCGGCGATGTCGCGGGGCGGCTCGCCGCCACGTACTCCGGCGGCATGGTGCGCCGCCTCGAACTGGCCCAGGCCCTGGTCAGCGCCCCCCGCCTGCTGATCCTGGACGAGCCGACGATCGGCCTGGACCCGATCGCCCGGGACAGCGTCTGGGACCGGATCAACGAGATCCGGACCGGCACCGGGATGACCGTACTGGTGACCACGCACTCCATGGACGAGGCCGACCGCCGCTGCGACCGGCTCGCCCTGATGCACCTCGGCAGGCTCCGCGCGCTCGGCACCCCCGTCGAGCTGAAGGGCGAACTGGTCGCCCACCGCCGGGAATCCGGCGAACCCGCCACCCCGCCGCCGTCCCTGGAGGACGTCTTCCGGTACCACTCCGGAAGCGGACTGGACGACCCCGGGTCCGAGGCGGAGAAGGGAGCGTTCAACGATGTCCGCCGTACCCGCCGCACCGCGACCCGGCGCGGCTGA
- a CDS encoding ABC transporter permease has protein sequence MSAVPAAPRPGAAEPDPRFALLLTPPPPRTGWRVVPARVGAMCAVELQKLMHDRTEIYTRAVQPALWLLIFGTTFSRIHAIPTGGVPYLDFLAPGIIAQSAMFIAIFYGIMIIWERDSGVLTKLMVTPTPRSALVTGKAFAAGVKAVIQAVVVIVIAALLGVGMSWNPLHLLGVAVVVVLASAFFSCLSMTIAGIVLTRDRLMGIGQAITMPLFFASNALYPVALMPGWLQAVSKVNPLSYQVDALRGLLIGTPSHLGLDFGVLAFAAAVGIVAAGSLLGRLAR, from the coding sequence ATGTCCGCCGTACCCGCCGCACCGCGACCCGGCGCGGCTGAGCCCGATCCGCGCTTCGCCCTGCTGCTCACCCCGCCACCGCCGCGCACCGGCTGGCGGGTCGTACCGGCCCGGGTCGGCGCGATGTGCGCCGTCGAACTGCAGAAGCTGATGCACGACCGGACGGAGATCTACACCCGTGCCGTCCAGCCCGCGCTGTGGCTGCTGATCTTCGGTACGACGTTCTCCCGCATCCACGCCATCCCCACCGGTGGCGTCCCCTATCTCGACTTCCTCGCGCCCGGGATCATCGCCCAGTCGGCCATGTTCATCGCGATCTTCTACGGCATCATGATCATCTGGGAGCGCGACTCCGGCGTCCTCACCAAACTCATGGTCACGCCGACCCCCCGGTCGGCCCTCGTGACCGGCAAGGCGTTCGCCGCCGGGGTGAAGGCCGTGATCCAGGCCGTCGTCGTCATCGTGATCGCCGCCCTGCTCGGCGTCGGTATGAGCTGGAACCCGCTGCACCTGCTCGGCGTGGCCGTGGTCGTCGTACTCGCCTCGGCGTTCTTCTCCTGTCTGTCGATGACGATCGCCGGGATCGTGCTCACCCGTGACCGGCTGATGGGCATCGGCCAGGCCATCACGATGCCGCTGTTCTTCGCCTCCAACGCGCTCTACCCCGTCGCCCTGATGCCCGGCTGGCTCCAGGCGGTCAGCAAGGTGAACCCGCTGAGCTACCAGGTCGACGCCCTGCGCGGCCTGCTCATCGGCACGCCGTCCCATCTCGGCCTGGACTTCGGGGTGCTGGCCTTCGCCGCCGCGGTCGGCATCGTGGCCGCCGGTTCCCTGCTCGGCCGACTCGCCCGCTGA